Part of the Zingiber officinale cultivar Zhangliang chromosome 8A, Zo_v1.1, whole genome shotgun sequence genome, AAGTCATGCTTATAGTTTGTTATGAGATATAATGAAAGTAATTTCTACTTAGGCTTTTTATCATGAATTTTTATCCAAGCCTAAGTGTTCCCCTTTAGATCTCAAATTAACTATTTATAAAAGATTTGAATTATGTCTTCTATGGTTGACTATTGTTGGCGCAgcgaggtcggcaagagggggtgaattgcttgaaaaaataaataactttTTCCTGTTCTTTCAAGTCAAATTAAaggcaacaataataataagttaaagaaacaactagaaagaagagacacaagatttacttagttataacctacatggttgttaattcaaggtaaGTAAAAGCGCTAAACAAATCTTCTTCAttaaaggcagagaagcctcttacacgtTGAAAAGTtcagacagttgctaggaaatgattacTAGAGTTGTACATATTTTCTAGGTCCAGtgatctttttatagcccctgagaaAATTTATCCGCTATTGGAATaggggtggaaggcgcctccaatgaggcaagcgaggataaagttttatgctCGCTAACGTTCATTTCTgcttggtcgaaggcgccttccataagatTGGAAGGTGACTTCATAttattcatcgaaggcgccttccagccatggaaggcgccttccacagtgaggtgcagaggcgccttcaagtccctttgaaggcgcctctagcagcatCTTTAACCTCCTTTTGCTCTTCTGCTActccgatagcttgggtgatgTGGGCTAACTGAAAGAGAGTTCACCCAaactcaatttccggccttcttctcgagcagactttcgctccagcttctcatcacTCGGAATGTCACTCACGtctttcttgtccaccggtgtactcttccatagcacctcatccctcgaatgcaccgagcccgtcggctcccttcccgtaccatccttctcactagctgcatcttctgatcgacttcttgtgttcctaagctcctgcaaacttagacacaaggatcaaacataacaagacataacttaacctagttgatcacatcaaaactatcatgaaGTCCAACAACTATCCCAAAATCCTTTAATCCTTAAGGATTGACTTTGACAcctaatagaaattctttctaattgaattaacaaaatattccttagggatccattttctatctgcCTTTTTCGTTTTTGATTACCCCTAGCAATTAGACACTGGTAGGATTTTTTATTGTTTGATTTCTTGTATCCTAACCCCTTTTTATTAAAACTTGCTCTTTGGTTCCCTATGATCATATTTAAGGTATTGGAGTCAATTGTGAATTTTTCAAGGGTCTTcctaaggtattctaccttttctcttagttctttattttcttcttcttctaaacataaaACATTTATACTAGAAGAAGCATATCTACTAGCGGAATCATTAACCTTAgaagacatggattctaatttttcctttagaaaactaatatcatttttcaaagatttatttttccttttagctTTAAGCAAATCTCATGAGTGGGAAGACTATATACCTTACTTATCGAAAAATCTAAATTGGAAGATTGTCCTCCCCCTTCATTTGAGCTCCTCTCTTCTTCGCTTGgactcctttcttcttcattttcggatgaggtaGAGGCAAGGTCATCAATTCCTATTAGAGAAAAATGAGATACATGGTGTTCTTCttccgatgatgatggatcatcccatgttgcttttatgTTTTGGGTCTTCTTCcgttttcttttgtcttctttttttcttccttcttcttcaatagAGGACATTGATCCTTGTGTGCCCTTCTTCTTGGAAATTATAGCATATGATCTTCTTTGTTCTACTATTCCCCCTTGAACTTCGCCTAGCATgtgatttgttagatttaaaatttttaaatatttttctcatcCTTCTTACCATATATGTTTGTTGATCGCTATCTATTGAAGTACTTGACTCCTTGGAATTGGAGAATGGTGGAGATGGTGACTTCTTCTTTTTTCCCTTCTCCTTGTTAGCCACAAGTGTTACTCCCCTTGATCTATGAGCGTCTCCATCTAACCCTTCAACACAAGTTTCATGAAGCTCTAtagttgaaaagaattcatctagGATACATACCTTTAGATTCTTTGAAATGTAGAAAGAATCTACTATTGACATCCATGTGGAGGTTCTTGGAAAGACATTGATGACTTTCATCATCACATCCCAATGtgtaagtgtctcacctacacttgatAGTCTAttgatgatttctttaattctagaaTATAACATGGATACCTTTTTCTCCCCTTTCAAGCTTGATGTTATTGAGTTGAGATCAGAGaaggtctcttcttgccaattttgcttaTGATGTCCCTTTGTGAAGCTCAACCAATTTTTCCCACATGTTCTTGGAACTTGAGTAATCTCCAATCCAATTGATTTCTTGTTGAGGAAGCACGTTTAGGAGATAATACTTTGCTCGAGTTTGCTAAGTGCTCTTTCTTTTGCTTCTTAGTCCATCTTGATTTTTCAATTATCGCATTGTTTTCATCCCTAGGcatctcaaaactattttttattattagcaTTATTTCAAAGTCGGTTTCAAAAATACTTCAATTTTCTTCTTCCATCAAGATAAATCTCCTTCAAACTTCGATGGTTGAATGCTTAGGTCGGCCATTGTGTTGATAGTGCTCTTCTTAGCGGTTAGTCCGATGAAGGGTgaaccttactctgataccacttgtcttAGATCATGGTCTGACTTGAAGGGAAGTTGAATAGACGGTCACTCAATCCCTTCTCTTCCTAAAATTTGTTAGTATGTAGTGGAATAATGAAAACAAATAAGGTAAGAAGACAAACTCTAACAAGGTTATTTAATGTGGTTCAGATAAAGCTTTTACTCCACGatttgtccttgaggtggacgacccttcaatctgtcggtggattagtcctcgaCAATCTCCGACTAATgcatactccttctcggtggagcaaacttCGCATAAaacactcttcttctttacaagattgagaaTGAAGTTTAGGAAGAAGAGTATTAGACTTGGAAGCTTGAGGGCAAAGACTTAAGAGTATACAACAACAATCAATACCCTTCTTCATGCCCCAAGCTTCTTTAAATAAAATGGAAAGAGTTGATCCCAAGTCAACTCATTTCTTGCTTACTAGTCAACTAGAAACACCATAAGTCGACTGATGCTAATGTTGGACACAACCAATGGTACTCTACAGAATCCGAGATTCTACCAACGACTCTCTACCAGTTGACTGGAAACATCATCAGTCGACTGACCTTCGCAGCCATCAGGATCTTGCCTCAGTCGACTAGTCTCTCATCCTTTTCAAAGTTACCCTTGAAGCCTTCTTCCTCAGCGTTCATTCCTCATATGCACTTGAGCTCATGACTCTTCTCTATGCCATCCTTCATGTTGCTTTAAAGTCTGCTTTCcttggctccactccattgctcctcgttcaACGATCTCTTGGATGCtttccacatcatccttcaccgaTATTAAGGACCCGAGTCATAGGATAAACTTACCAAGCTTGGCTGcatcaagtttctcatatgtggttcatcaagtcctgcatgactcaaatacatatatcaaatatatatgaaacataacttaaactttttaatacaCACATTAAAATCATGATTATACCCAATCAAACCTAGATTGATTGGACTCGCATAAATAACTTTACATGAATCTTGCTTTGGGAGTTTTCTTGTTGTTTGGAATTGTCTCTTGTTGGTATGACTTCACCAATTGATTGTTATCGAATCCAGCCGTTTAAACCTACataatgattttttttacctTACCAACCAAATGGTGAGACTCACCAATTGATTACTTGCCTCCAATTAAATCGAGCAATCGATTCGGGAAGCTTCTATTTACTACTACAATGTCATTGATCAATTGATAGAAGTCCCCAATCGATTTACTACAGTAGCAAAAGTACTATAGTAGAAATCCTAACATGATTACTCTTAAAATCACTATATCAAACCctaatttttaaggtttaaggttTGAAGTAGGCCCCAATACTATAGTAACCCTAGTTATTATAACATAAACCTTAGTTACTATAGCAAATGCTAAAAACATCTCAAAATATCAATTTTGGGGTTTAGAGTCTATCGGTTGATCAATACACCTTATTAATTAAGTAATACTCCTATTTCTACCTTACCAAGTTGAATTCTCATAATCTCATCTTGCCTGGTATCTGATTGGTTTCAACCTACCATGACTTTCTTTGCTCAACATTCAATCAACTTTGATCTGCCGAGACTTCCTATTACCTAGCATCCAGTTAACCTTGACTTACCGAGACTTCATCGTTGTTTGACATTCGATCAATCTTAACTTGCCAGGACTTCCAtcatcaccaagtgtttggttCTCTATGATCCATTTTGATTTCACTTTTCATGCGAAGTGTCTGGTCCTTTATAACCCTCTTAGAATTCCCTTCTTGTGACAAGTGTTCGTTTCTCAACGACCCTCTTCGACTTACCTTCTCATGATAACTCACTGTTGGACTTCTGAccgtcaagtattcggtcaaccatgatctacttggacttctcatctTCATGTCAATTTATTGTTAGTTTTCTAATCATTTAAGTGTCTGGTCGACTATGATCCACCTAGACTTTTCTTACATCATGTCAATGTCACGTTAGACTTCTAACATCGTCAAATATTCGGTTAACCTTGACTTACTCGACGTCTCACTTTACCACCTATATATTGCTCAAATATAAAAACTCAACTTGAGTTAACTCAAGCTTGACCAACctaatcaaccttgaccaaatagggatgataattttccccgcgggtttggggtcccgcggggaaaacccgaaatgggaatggggatccccgatttatTCAGGGATGGGGATGGGGAAGGGTTCGGGGATTTTTTTCGAGGATGGGACGGGTTCGGGGCAGGTATGGGGATAttgtccccatccccgaacccgtcccgaaaataataataataataataataataataataataataataataataattttaaaaatattaataataatattgataataatattaatattaaacaattttaaaatattaataataaaattattattaatactatattaatattaatagtaaaataataataatattaaattaatttgaggATGAAAGCGGGGATGGAGTCGGGGATAGGGATTTGATCCACGATAGTTCGGGtttggggaatccccgaacccgaaaaagtGGAGATGGGGACGGAGATGAGGACGGGGGTGAAATTCGAGGGCGGGGATGGGGATGACAAACCCGTCCCCATCCCACCCCATTGCCATTCCTATGACCAAAGATCAATGACACtaccaacaaaaaaaaaacctaaatttgtatgtctattattttataatagataaataaaaaataattcattttttataaaataaaaaatatatactaaaatTCTTTCtctattataaaatttttattttcatcatCCCAAATAAATAGAAAGTTAGGGTACCTTCTCAATTGACTCATTCTCTTAAAATGTCAAGTTACCCTTAGGTTACGGTACAGTGGACAGACGTCAAGTTATCATCCAAATATCTATAGTTTAATCTCCAATTATGATACATTTATAGGGAGTTTTTCTCTAAATGGAGCGTGCAACCATGGGATACTAGACTTTTGAACCACCCACCGTGAGCGCTTCCCCAATTTATCCTAATGACCGGTAGAAAATTTCCGTAGAACCGAATCGATTATGCTAGACTCGGTGttacttagtttaatattttttttaggttAGCATGTCAAGTTAGACTCGGCTAGAGATAGAGCTAAGGGGCAATGATGTGACCATCCTCCTTCAATTTTCTAATGTAAGAATTGATTAATCCTGAAGGTAAATGGGCTGGTTTGATATAAATTTTCTATCCACTATTAGAGTAAATCAGAAAGTAATAATGGAGGTCCATAAAAAATGACTAATATTCTTAGGTCTATTTTTTATTAGAGAgaaaattttatataatgtatcgTAGCTAAAGGCATCTTCAATCGTTAAAAttctaaatgagttttttttatgatttcaATATGTCATGTCAATATTATAAAATCTAGTTGAAACATCCTCAATGGTTAAAgctctaaataaatttttttatgatataTATTCATAGCATGTAATTGCATAACTCCATATATATACATCAATTTAATACAAAAGAACATGTTTAAGTTTTCATTACTACTCTTGAACTATAAACCTTaaatctcatatatatatatctaccatggtttaaatttttttattcagcctttttgattttaaaaaactctCACAAACTTTCATTAGAGATGCTGTAAGATTCAAATCTCTATTTAACTATTTACAGACATTGATGAGTACCATCAACTTCATCCAAATCTGTGCAAAGGCTATTGCCACAATAACAATATATGTTATTAACTATTTGCAGACATCAATGAGTGTCAAATTCATCCAAATCCATGCAAAGGCAATTGCTACAACACGCTCGGTGGCTATAATTGTTCTTGTCCGCAAGGCACAACGGGCAATGCTTCCAGCACTGGCTGCTTCCGTCTCCCCACTCCCATCCTCATCCCTATACCACCCATACGGCGACTGCCCTTAGTGATAAAGATTGTGATAGGTATGTAGTTACCATTAATTATTGGTACTTTATCTACAATTAGTAATTGCTTGCTCTTTGAATCTGAGAATgataaaagttaaaaattaatgatAAATCTGTACATCTAACTCAATTATCACTAGACTAAATTAATTGTCCCTCAGACATGATTGAATGAACAATCTCTCGCAGTGGTCAACTATAACTTCTCGTAGCACCGATCATGTAAAACTATTGGGTGATAAATTCTATCTTTTACTACAACTAGACTAAATTAATTAGCCTAACAAATCAAATTGACCTAGCATGTCAAACCAGGTTAACCTCCTAGTCTGAGTCATGttgttgaaatttattttttaatctttatGCATTTTAGTAATGAAAtggtatgaaaaaaaaaatatgtatatGAAAATTGATATTTCTTTGTATGGGTTTTTATTTTACATATCCTACTAACTTAAAAACTCCTTATTCGAACATTGTGCAGGCGTCTGTGTCGGTATCATTTTCTTGCTATCATGCGGTTTGTGTTTTTATGTGATTTATCAAAGAAGAAAACTtgaaaagattaagagaagatatTTTGAAGAGCATGGAGGTATTGACTTAAAGAAAAAGATGAAGGAGGAACAGAACCTTACATTTCGAATATTTGCAATCAAAGAACTAGAGAAAGCAACAAATAATTTTGATGACAAACAAATTCTGGGTGAAGGAGGTAATGGAATCGTGTATAAAGGAGTTTTAGAAGACAAATGCATCGTGGCTATAAAAAAACCAAAGCTCATCGATGAGAGCCTAAAGAGATGTTTTGGAAATGAAACACTCATTTTATCACGCATCAACCATGACAACATAGTAAAGCTCTTGGGTTGTTGTTTGGAGATAGAGATGCCAATGCTGGTCTATGAGTTTGTCCCCAATGGAACTCTATGTCATCTTATTCATAAAATTAAGAATCAATCTCGAGTTTCTTTGGACACTCGACTAAGGATTGCATATCAGTCCGCTACAGCTTTGGAATATTTGCACATGGAAGCTTCTCCTAGTATTATTCATGGAGATATAAAACCTTCCAATATACTTCTAGACAATGATTACAATGCCAAAGTTTCAGACTTTGGGGCTTCGAAGCTAATACCCAAGGATGAGCAACAATTCGCTACACTGGTGCAATTCACTCACGGTTACATTGATCCCGAGTGCCTTCAAACATATGAATTGACCTACAAAAGTGATGTTTACAGCTTTGGTGTGGTTCTCCTGGAGTTGTTTACTGGTAAAAAAGCAATTTCTTTTGAAGGACCCGAGGAACAAAGAAATTTGGTGACAACTTTTGCTTTGTTCATGAATGAGAATCGTGTATTTGATATCTTCGACAATCAAGTGAAAGAGGAAAGTAATATGGAATTTATTCAAGAACTTAGTGAGCTAATCAAACGATGTTTGTACTTGAAGGGGGAAGACAGGCCTGAGATGAAGGAAGTGGTTGAGGAGCTGCATACACTAAGAAGGTTCATGCAACACCCATGGTCGTCGGAACATGAACAAGACAATGTCGAGAGGGAGGGCCTGCTAGAGGAGATCACAACTCAGACTTATGGAACAAGAGAATTAACCGTTTTCTATAGTTGCGACGCATCTGAAACATTGCATACGGAAGGTAATTAGTTGAAGACACAGTCATACCCAATCTCATCTTCCTCCTCATCAGTTAATGATGCCATAAATATACAAAAGACATCTTGAATACACAACTTTATGTTAAGTAagcttgtatgtgttttatgtATTTATTGTTAAGATTTGTGTACGGTGAATCAGTGTTATGTGTGAATTTTGCAAATGTTATAGATTTGGACAAACAATTTGTAATATGCCTGGGACTAAAGTTTCATTAACAATGGAGAACTTTTTCCCTCTTCCATATCTTCTCTATTCACATATGTccaataatatataatatatttactagttcattacttcttttttttttcagttcAATTTAATTTATCGTTGATGTATATAcataatttttcctttcctttcatcATTCTTTATTATCTCTGTGGGTCAAACAACACTATCTGAATTGTTGTTAGTGTTCTTCtttgaaataatcttgagttaaaTGATAGTTTCGAGGTGGCttttgtttaaaattaaagtgtCTCTTAACGATTTAAGCTAGTGGACTAAGTGGGATTGGATTGGCTTTATATTATGCTTGTTTGGATTATATTTGAATACAAATGGATTTAATTAGGGTTGAACGCGCGTTAAAATAAATGAGAGTTTTATTTGTCCCTTTTAGTGTAGTAGGGTAATAAAATATTTAGAGAAATAAATAGGAGCATTGAATctcaatataaataaatattttgaaaatcaatttttaagTGGGTATAAATTGTACTTTAAGATACCATCTATTTCAAAATTAGTGATGAAGTATGGAcatctaaattataaaaaaataattaatgtttatttATCTCATTAAATTTTATCTTCTACCTCCTTGCTAAATGTGACTTTTAATAATTTGTAATTTTTATAGATGCTAAAAAATAACTAGCGTGGTAGAATACATTCTCAGTTTTTTAAACATTTAAAGATCGAATATAGACCGTTGATCTGGatcaactaaaaaaataaataaataactccaaaaagaaaataataaagttaGATTTTATGGAATTTATTACTTACTAGGGTTATtatggaaaaagaaaaaaagaaagaaataaaaggtCTGTCGGGCCATCATTTATCGTGTACCCTAACGCCTTCGGCCATTGCTCCATCTCGCGCGATGCCGATTCTGGCCGCTGTCTCCGGTTCTCTCTTATCGCCGGAGTCCCTCTCGGCCGCCGGGAGGGACGCCGACAAGATCAGCCTCCCGTCGCTGCAGTCGAAGATGAAGTGCGACCCCGAGGGGTACGAGGCGGAGCTGCTACTCCTCTACCGCCACTTCGAGTCCTCCCTCAATCTTTTCCACCACCAGTCCGCCCTCAGCACCTCCTCGGACCCCGCCGTCGCCAAGGACCTTGCCGACTTGGTCCTGTTCCTCGCCCACGTCACCCCCTTTTACATGGATAGGCTCTCCGACTTCCCACGTAAGATCGCGGACCTCCTCCGCACCAACGCACGATCCCTTCCGGCGTCACTCAGGAGTCATCTCGCCCAGGCCCTGATCCTCCTTGTGAATAGGAAGGTATATGTTTGTCATATCACTGAACATGCTTTAAAATGGTCCTTTGAAGATTTCGTAGCATGCATATTCTATCACCTTTCTGTTGTGAAATTATTTGGTTCAAAATGCTCCTTTGAAGAGCGATGTGTTAAGACTACATTTTTGTGATGTTAAGTTGTAGCCGAAAGTATCTTTAACAAAGTGTTCCTTTGTTCATCTCAAAATGTTCTAAAAGATGTTTCTTTTCCTCAATCCTATAGTTCTATAAGTCTGACTGACTTATGTAGAGATTGATGCtttaacaaaatttgaaaaactaaatcttGTGCTACCTTTATAAGCAAATAAGATGAGGTTTTGTTCTATTTTGCTTTTCCCCAATATTGCTCTCAAAATCAGGACACATATTGGGTTTCATGATGTCATTCGTCACCAGCCATTATGCACCTTTTATTGTATCTGATAAGTTTCTCTTGTTTTCAGATTGTTGACGTTGAAGAAATTCTCGAGTTATTTATGGAACTTCAGATTCTTGATGATCGAGTTTTAAGAAAATTGGCCTTTTCACATATTGTGCACTACATTCGGCGCATGAATCAGAAACATAAAAATGAAGCCAATAACCGGAATCTGCAGAACATTCTATTTTTGATGCTGCAGGTTCTGATATTTTCATCAGATTCTTATTGTTTCTAGCTTGAATTTTGGGTATCATAACCTTTAATTTTGCTTGTATACTACCAACAAATAATtcatagcctctactatttaccAACATCTGTTATGTTCTTTTTCATAGGGTGAGGAGGAACTGAAGGCTAAAAGGTCCCTTGTCATTCTTTGTGATCTTCATCGAAGAAGGGTTTGGTTTGACGACCGTACTGCTAATGTCATTTGCACTGCATGTTTTCACACATCTTCAAGGTATGTATTTAGATTATCTGTTTTGATGTACAACTGAATTTGAGCTGATTTTGAATCTCAAATCACCTGGGTTCAACTGTGAAAATGTTGTCATTGAACAACTAATCTGGGTGAAATTAGTTATACAAAAACTACAATATTGTTTGGATTAACCAGAATGACATGATAAAATAGGAGTATTTGCTTTCAAGCTATGCTGAACATGAAATTAGCTAGGCTTGAATAGGATGTAATGCTAATTGGCTCATCTGCTCAAAGGTATTTACAAAGGGATATATGTCTCCAACTAAAACCAGTTGATAGTCACAATGTCTACtcttactttatttttttaattctaacgTAGTTTTCAGTGTTTTATTATTCACAATGTCAATGAAATGACATCCATTAGTAAAGGCAATTCTGATGCACGATACTCATGCatgttatttaattttgaaagtataATTATGTAATCGAGGAAGCTTTAAACGAGGATCATATAAGTCTTtgatacttgttttttttttttttaatatctatcAACTGCTAGATGTTGTAGAATAATGGTTTTAATTGGGCTTCTTTGTTTGTGGTCACCTGGTCATTAATTTTCGGGTTTTGACTATTGTCTTAATCTGGAAATCAGTTCAAGTTAGCTTTTTAATGGATAAACACAAAAGTTTAGAGTTAAGCTGCAGAAACGTTGGTGTCTAGAGCCCAAACTTATAAAATAACATCATGACAAGTGACATCAAAGAAAATGTGTGCACTTCGTTGACCTGCTTGAAGCCTCATGCATTTGACTTGCTCTTCGTCTTGTTTTGTGTTATTTCACAAGTCTTGTTCCTATTTTGTTCAGGGTTATGAtatcttctctttcgtttcttctTGGTTATGAACGGGTTGAAGTGGACGATGACAGTGATGCTTCAAGCGGTGAAGATGATACTACTCAAGAACCAATCAATCTTAGCCGAGAAGCTATTTATAAGGTTTTTATACTAATCCTTTCATCTGCTCATATGTTGGTTTGGGATTTTGCAGTGTTTTGTCTATGGTTAGGCCATATGCATTTGAAACCGCTGTGAACAAATGCCCTTTTCACACAAGATATTCTCATAGTTGTTTTACTTGCTTCGAAAGCAGTTT contains:
- the LOC122009241 gene encoding wall-associated receptor kinase 2-like isoform X1, which encodes MEIVSLVVLLLLPPPPPPPQPPKQVPAAECLTSCGDVNIPYPFGIGPNCSFGNFYTLACTKNAHGHDRLFLGSDGAESVEIIDILLSQGKMRVYNLISWNCYNQSSPEWYFKMNGWPYRFSDADNKFTVIGCDTFAYINGTQGGKPYRSGCMTFCQNDSLSAGGSGSCAGLGCCQTSVPRGLDYIAVWFDSEHNGSSTRSFSPCSYAVLVEENNFSFQSSYITTTDFLDESYHGRVPVVLSWAIGYTTCEEARLDYSSYACVSEHSKCVDSSAAPGYLCNCSIGFEGNPYLRNGCQDINECQIHPNPCKGNCYNTLGGYNCSCPQGTTGNASSTGCFRLPTPILIPIPPIRRLPLVIKIVIGVCVGIIFLLSCGLCFYVIYQRRKLEKIKRRYFEEHGGIDLKKKMKEEQNLTFRIFAIKELEKATNNFDDKQILGEGGNGIVYKGVLEDKCIVAIKKPKLIDESLKRCFGNETLILSRINHDNIVKLLGCCLEIEMPMLVYEFVPNGTLCHLIHKIKNQSRVSLDTRLRIAYQSATALEYLHMEASPSIIHGDIKPSNILLDNDYNAKVSDFGASKLIPKDEQQFATLVQFTHGYIDPECLQTYELTYKSDVYSFGVVLLELFTGKKAISFEGPEEQRNLVTTFALFMNENRVFDIFDNQVKEESNMEFIQELSELIKRCLYLKGEDRPEMKEVVEELHTLRRFMQHPWSSEHEQDNVEREGLLEEITTQTYGTRELTVFYSCDASETLHTEGN
- the LOC122009241 gene encoding wall-associated receptor kinase 2-like isoform X2, coding for MEIVSLVVLLLLPPPPPPPQPPKQVPAAECLTSCGDVNIPYPFGIGPNCSFGNFYTLACTKNAHGHDRLFLGSDGAESVEIIDILLSQGKMRVYNLISWNCYNQSSPEWYFKMNGWPYRFSDADNKFTVIGCDTFAYINGTQGGKPYRSGCMTFCQNDSLSAGGSGSCAGLGCCQTSVPRGLDYIAVWFDSEHNGSSTRSFSPCSYAVLVEENNFSFQSSYITTTDFLDESYHGRVPVVLSWAIGYTTCEEARLDYSSYACVSEHSKCVDSSAAPGYLCNCSIGFEGNPYLRNGCQGVCVGIIFLLSCGLCFYVIYQRRKLEKIKRRYFEEHGGIDLKKKMKEEQNLTFRIFAIKELEKATNNFDDKQILGEGGNGIVYKGVLEDKCIVAIKKPKLIDESLKRCFGNETLILSRINHDNIVKLLGCCLEIEMPMLVYEFVPNGTLCHLIHKIKNQSRVSLDTRLRIAYQSATALEYLHMEASPSIIHGDIKPSNILLDNDYNAKVSDFGASKLIPKDEQQFATLVQFTHGYIDPECLQTYELTYKSDVYSFGVVLLELFTGKKAISFEGPEEQRNLVTTFALFMNENRVFDIFDNQVKEESNMEFIQELSELIKRCLYLKGEDRPEMKEVVEELHTLRRFMQHPWSSEHEQDNVEREGLLEEITTQTYGTRELTVFYSCDASETLHTEGN